Part of the Maridesulfovibrio sp. genome, AGTTTGACAACTCCATGGCTATCACTGGTAACTCCGTTTCCGCTACCGGTCTTGTTTTCAAACAGCGCACTGACAGCCTGAACGGCTACACCGTTGCTGTTGCAGATACTCCTGATACCAACCACTTCAAACTGACTCAGTCCAACATGACTCTGACTTCCGCTGCTTCTGCTCTTGCTGGTAACTTCTATGGCAAGCAGTCCGCTGACAAGTCTTACGCTGTTGGTATCTACCAGAGCGCTTGGGATAGTGAAAAGGCATCTTACAACATCGCTGTAATGATCCCCAACTCTGCTGTAGTTGCTAACATTCAGGGTGCTAACGCTGCATACCAGAACAACGCAACTATCGCTGCTTGGACTAACATCGCACGTAACAACACCGATTACACTGGCCAGGCTCTTAGAACTGCATTCACCAGCGTGCCTTCTAACTTCATTCCCCTGACCGGCGCTATTGGTTTCAACGCTACTTGGAATGGTATGGGCGCTCAGAAAGGTGACATCTACTACACCTTCCAGGCTCCTTTCTCCGGCGTGGGTAACAGAATTGACACTCTTGCTCTGTACAAGATCTTCCCCACCGTTGATAAGACTGTAAGAACCTTCAACTACGCTTCCGAGCCTACCATGAGCACTGACGGTGCATGGTGGATTTCTACCGCAGTTGGTGATGGTTACCTTGCTTCTGATTCTTACCTGGTTCCCGCAACTGATTACTACATCAACTACGTAATCAAAGATAACGGTGACTACGACTACCGTTCTCAGACTCGTGAATTCGGTGACCCCATCGTTCTGGGTGTTATGGATTCCAGCTCCAGCTCTTCCGGTTGTGTATTCAACCCCGCAGCTGGCTTCGGTCTGGAATGGCTGCTCCTTATGCTTGCTCCTCTGGTTGCTGTTGTACGTAGCCGTTTCAAGAAGTAAGTATTAGTTCTTTAGATCTAAAGATCTAAATAGCGAAATATTGGGAGCCGACTCAAAGAGTTGGCTCCCTTTTTTATTTACGACTGTATTTTTGCTGAATTTAAAACGTATGACTGCTGCGAAGTTTGGAGTATTAATTAAAGTTGCTCATCTTAAATTTCTGATTTATGGACTTTTGAAAAGTTTACCGAATTCCTGCCTTCGAAGGCAAGGTTGACATTTACAAGCAATTGTATTGTTCGAATTTATGTCACTTGGTAAGTCTCTTTTGTATATAAATACTTACTGAAATGATATTTTACAGATCAACCAAATTAAACAAAGATCTAATTTAAATTTGAAAATAAGGAAATACAAATGAAAACAGCAGTTATCGGTACTGGCGCAATGGGTCAGCATCACGTTAGGCTTTATTCAGATATCAATAATTCTGAACTTGTAGGAGTGGTTGACCATGATACCGCTCAGACTGATCGTCTCTGTGCTCTTTACGGAGGCCGTGCATATACTGACTACAGAGAAATGATTGAAAAAGAAAAGCCTGAGGCTGTAACAATCGCTCTTCCTACTTCTTTTCACCATCAGGCAACCATGGATTGTCTTGATGCCGGTATTCACGTTATGGTCGAGAAACCGATCGCAAAGACTGTAGAACAGGCTAGAGAGATGATTGCTAAGGCCAAGGAAGTCGGCTGTGTTCTGAAAGTAGGACACATCGAACGTTTTAACCCTGCTGTGACTCAGCTAAAACAGAGACTTGCTGATGGTCAACTGGGACGCATTTTTACTATCCATTCAAGACGCCAGTCTCCTTATCCAGGACGTATCACAGATGTAGGTGTGGCAAGTGATCTCGCCACCCACGAACTTGATATGATGCGCTATATTGCTCAGGCAGAAGTTCACTCTATGACAGCCGAGATTTCAAGAGTTATGAATACTGCTAACGAAGATATCGTATTCGGTCTTTTGAGGTTTGATAATGAGATTCTTGGTATCCTTGATGTAAACTGGGTTACCCCGACCAAAATTCGTGAAATTTCAGTCACTGGTGAAAACGGTATGTTTACCGTTGATTATCTGAACCAGAACCTGACTTTTAACTCTAACTATGCAGCTGAGCAGAATGAGAACCAAAGTGATTGGTTCAAGGCTAAATTCGGAGTTGCAGAAGGTGATTTTACTCGATTCCGTGTTGAAAAGAGAGAGCCTCTGCGCGTTGAAATTGAGTCTTTCATAAAATGTTGTGAAGATAACTCAACTCCGCTTGTTACTGGCGAAGATGGTCTCGAATCACTGCGACTTGCTCTTGAAATTGTCGAAGGCAAGCATGGTTGCAGGTGTGCAAAGATCTAAGAAATTCTTACATAAGTAAGTCAAAATATCAGTCTTGTGGACACCCTTCAAGGCATTGGGAATTTTGCCACGGGTGACCATGAGACTAATTTGTATATAGCTGTTTGAACTTTTTACAAATGTGCAGGATTTAATCATGCGTCATGACATTGAGAGCCTTTATTCTTTAGGTGGTAAGCATGTAGTTATAACTGGTGCTTCTTCAGGGATTGGAAGATCTTGTGCCGTCATGTGTGCCAATCTTGGGGCAACACTTACTCTTTTTGGCCGGAATAGATATGAGCTGGAAGTAACAGCATCTAGCCTTGCAGGTGAGGGGCATCTTTGTTTTGACCACAGCAATGAAGAGGTGGAAAAGCTCGAAGAGGCTGTGAAAGCTGCCGTTGAGAGTTCAGGTCGTATTGACGGATTTATCCATTCCGCTGGAATCAGTAAACTGCTAGCTTTTCGCATGAGCGATGCCGATTTTTTCAAAGAGAATTTTGAAGTAAACGCATTGTATGGGTTTGAAGCTGCGAGAGTCATTTCAAAGAAAAAGTATATCAATAAGGCAAGTGCGAGCTTTGTTTTTATTTCATCTGTAGTTAGTCATTGCGGAGTCCGTGGTCAGGTCGCTTATGCAGCTTCAAAGGGCGCGGTTCATTCCGGTGCAAAGTCCCTTGCCATGGAACTTGCTCCGAATAAAATAAGGGTTAATACCATTTCTCCGGGCATGGTTAAGGATACACCTATGACTCAGGAAATGCTTAAAGCTATGCCTGAGGCTTGGATTACTGAAAATGAGGCCGCTTATCCTCTTGGCATGCTTTCAGCCGATGATATTTCTTCGGGGTGTGCTTTTCTGCTTTCCGATGCAGCATCTAAAATTACGGGAACAGATTTGGTCATTGATGGCGGTATGAGTGCTCAGTAGGCATACTTGATTAATACAAGAGAGGCAGCATGTCTGATATTTATGCAGCAAAACTGACTGTGGACGATATTTCTGAAGACGATGAGTTTAATTTCAGCGCATGTATAACTGAGCAGTTGGTGGATTTTTTCGCAGAGTATAGCGGAGATTTTTCTCCATTGCATATGAGTTCTGAGTTCGCGCAAGAAAGGGGATTTGAGGGCAGGGTAGCCCATGGCGGTATTTTCATGCTCTTTTTTTCTAGAGCGGTAGGTATGCTGATTCCCGGAGAAAATGCTCTTTTGCAATCTGTCAAGTTAAGTTTTCTGTCTCCAGTGTATCCTCCTGCAGATATAAATTTTAATATTGTAGTAACGACTGTTTCTGCTGCAACTAAAACGATTGTTTTGAAAGGCACGGCGCAGGACTCCGAGAGCAATATTTATTGCAGGGCTTTGATTCAGGTTGGTTTTACCTCAAAGTTATCTAAAAGTTGATTTTGTCTTTGATGCATAAGTGTTGCTGTTCATGATTTAAATATATGGTCCATTGGAGTCATTATGTCTCTTTTTTGCACGGTAGTTGATCAGGTTAGGGAAAAAAGTCCCTTTCAGAGCAAGGCTCTCAAATTTCTTGATGAGCAGGACGACCAATATTGGGAAAGGGCTGAAACATTTCTTTCTGCCTTGCAGAATGCATTGCGCAAAGAAAACAAGGATATTGGGCACGCTGTTGATTCGTACCTGTCTGTCTGTGACGATATCCGAATGGAGACAATCAATTTTATAAGGACAGGCTCATACAGCTCATACAGCTCTGCCGAGGCTTTTAAAAATGTATACAGCCAAGATCAAAAGATGGCCGGTTATATCTATGGGTTGGCTTTGTCTCAGTTTCTTTGGCCAAACCATTATGAGATGTTTTCCTTTTATCTCAAGCAATGTGATAAAATTAAAAATTCAATATCCAGATACTTGGAGATCGGTCCAGGGCATGGTTTGTATTTAGCGCACAGTATTGAGAAAATGCCCAATGCAGATATTACTGCAGTTGATATAAGCCCTGCCTCAATTAAAATTACTCGCGATGTCTTAGACTCATTTTACGGTGATCAGGCAAAGTATAGGCTTGAGTGTAAAGATGTTCATGAAATGGCAGATAGTTCCTATGATTTTATTGTTATGGGCGAAGTGCTTGAGCATGTAGATGATCCAAGTCATATTTTAAAAAAATTGCATTCAGTACTAATTGATGACGGCTATTTGTTTGTGACTACCTGTGCCAACTGTCCGGCAATTGATCATGTGTATCTTTATGATGGAGTTGCCGCTATCAGGGATCAGCTTGAGAGCTGCGGTTTTCGCATTGTGGATGATTTGGCTCTTGCTTTGAGCGACAGGCCTGAAGAAGAGTGGAAGTCCAGAAAAGAACTGGTCAATTACGCGGCTTTACTTACTAAATAGCTTACTGTTTTTACTTACGCGTACACGGGCGTGAATTCTTGCTTTGCAGATGAAATTTTACTATATCTGCATCGTCTATAAGGTTAATTAGTTCGCCCTATGAGGGCTGTTTTGTCGCATCTTTTGAAGATGAAGCGCGGGAGTGAAAATGGGATCTATTGATTTTAAGGAATCTTTTAAAATCATTAAAAACGCTGTTAGTGCAGATGATTTTAATCTGGCACATGCAGAGATGAAGAAAATTGCTGACCAGAAGCTCAGTTTTGTGCAGATAAATCGCCTGACCAAATTGGGCAACTCGTTATACTCTGCAAATCAAGAACTCCCGAAGATCAAGATTGCGTTGGTTTCGACTTCCACAATTGATTTTTTCACTGACCATTTAAAATTTCAGCTCGGTTTGAATGGCTTTAATTCCGAGATTTATCTTGCGGAATTCAATACCGTACAGCAGACCCTGCTTAATCCAGAAGATGAGCTTTATAAGTTCAATCCTGATATCGTTTGGATTTTTTCCAATTATAAAGATGCGTTTTTCTATGATAGCGTTTGCAGTGACAAAGCTTGTGCTGTCGGTAGGGTTGAAAATGCTGTTGCAAGGTATTCAGACCTTTGGGCGGCAATCAAGGCAAATTCCAGCGCTTATATCATCCAGAACAACGCTGATACCCCGCTTCCGAGAACTTTCGGAAACTACGAAGGTTGTGTTGAGTGGTCGGATCAGAATTTTCTCCGGGCTTTCAACGTCGCACTTGCTGAGGCATTGCAAGATGGTATGACTCTTTTTGATTTAGACTATCTCTCTTCATATTTTGGCAAGCGAGAATGGTTTGACGAAAGGTTGTGGTATCATTCAAAGTTTCCTTTTTCTTTCGAACTGTTGCCCCATGTTGCCGATAAAGGCGCAAAGTTGATTGCCAGCCTTAGGGGTGCTGCGAAGAAGTGTGTTGTGCTGGATTTGGACAATACCTTGTGGGGCGGAGTTATCGGTGACGATGGAGTTTCCGGAATCCGCCTGGGTATGGGCAATGAAGGTGAAGCTTATGTTGATTTTCAGAAGTACATTCTTTCCCTTAAAGAGCGGGGAATAATACTGGCTGTTTGTAGTAAAAACGAAGAGACTGCCGCTAAGCTTCCGTTTGAGAAACACCCTGATATGCAGCTGAAGTTGAATGATATTGCAGTATTTGTTGCCAATTGGGAGAATAAGGCCAGCAATATTGAGGCAATTGCAGATGTCTTGAACATCGGTCTTGATTCAATGGTATTTGTTGACGACAACCCCGCGGAGCGGGAAATCGTTCGCCAGCGCATTCCTGAAGTTACTGTGCCTGAATTGCCTGAAGACCCCTCCCTGTATATCCGGACTCTGGACGAAATGTCTTTGTTTGAAACAACCTTGTTTTCCAATGAAGATGTCAACAGAGCCAATCAGTATAAAGCAAATGCTCAGTTGAAAACTATTGAGAAAACCTCTCCTTCCAATGTGGATGATTTTTTGAAGTCATTGGAGATGCAAGCTGTCTCAAGTGATTTCGATAAATTTACTATCCCTCGAATTTCACAGCTCGTGAATAAGAGTAACCAGTTTCACCTGACGACAACCCGCTATTCAGAGCCGGAAGTTACCTCAATGTCCGAGAGCGATGATTATGTCTGCCGTTGCTTTAAGATGAGGGATAAGTTCAGCGATAATGGTTTGATCTCTTTCTACATACTTAAGAAAGACGGGGAGAAATCATTTATTGTTGACACTTTTGTTATGAGTTGTAGAGTGCTTTCGCGGGGAATGGAGCAGTTTGTTTTTAATGACATGCTTGAGACTTGTAAGAAGTTTTCCCGTCCCAATATTATAGGCTGTTACAGGCCCACACGGAAAAATATAATCGTCAAGGATCTGTATCCTAAATTGGGATTTGAATTGTTAAGTGATTCAGATGAGGAAGTTCGCTTCAATCTTGATGCTGAAGCTGCAAAGCCATTTGATACTTTTATTCAAAGTGTAGCTGAATATTAAAAACGGAGTTTTTTTTAAAATGACTGAACAAGAAATTTATCAGAAAATTAATGATATCTTCCAGCAGGTTTTCGATGATGACGAGATCACTGTTACCCCCGAAACTGTTGCTGATGACATCGATGAGTGGGATTCTCTGATGCACATTACCCTGCTTGTTTCCATTGAGAAGGAATTTGCATTTAAATGGAAATCTTCTGAAATTGAGAAGCTGGCCAACGTAGGCGAGATGGTCGGCATTATCATGGAAAAGATTGAAGCTTAACGGGGGTCCGAGTTTTGCAATTTTTGTCACTTGGGTTTCTCTGTTTTATTACTGTTTTTATTCTGCTGTTCCATGCTTCAAAGAGTAATTATTACAGACAACTTCTGTGGACATCTGCAAACATCTTGTTTTTAGCCAGTTTTTTTGATTC contains:
- a CDS encoding SDR family oxidoreductase; translation: MRHDIESLYSLGGKHVVITGASSGIGRSCAVMCANLGATLTLFGRNRYELEVTASSLAGEGHLCFDHSNEEVEKLEEAVKAAVESSGRIDGFIHSAGISKLLAFRMSDADFFKENFEVNALYGFEAARVISKKKYINKASASFVFISSVVSHCGVRGQVAYAASKGAVHSGAKSLAMELAPNKIRVNTISPGMVKDTPMTQEMLKAMPEAWITENEAAYPLGMLSADDISSGCAFLLSDAASKITGTDLVIDGGMSAQ
- a CDS encoding Gfo/Idh/MocA family oxidoreductase; its protein translation is MKTAVIGTGAMGQHHVRLYSDINNSELVGVVDHDTAQTDRLCALYGGRAYTDYREMIEKEKPEAVTIALPTSFHHQATMDCLDAGIHVMVEKPIAKTVEQAREMIAKAKEVGCVLKVGHIERFNPAVTQLKQRLADGQLGRIFTIHSRRQSPYPGRITDVGVASDLATHELDMMRYIAQAEVHSMTAEISRVMNTANEDIVFGLLRFDNEILGILDVNWVTPTKIREISVTGENGMFTVDYLNQNLTFNSNYAAEQNENQSDWFKAKFGVAEGDFTRFRVEKREPLRVEIESFIKCCEDNSTPLVTGEDGLESLRLALEIVEGKHGCRCAKI
- a CDS encoding class I SAM-dependent methyltransferase translates to METINFIRTGSYSSYSSAEAFKNVYSQDQKMAGYIYGLALSQFLWPNHYEMFSFYLKQCDKIKNSISRYLEIGPGHGLYLAHSIEKMPNADITAVDISPASIKITRDVLDSFYGDQAKYRLECKDVHEMADSSYDFIVMGEVLEHVDDPSHILKKLHSVLIDDGYLFVTTCANCPAIDHVYLYDGVAAIRDQLESCGFRIVDDLALALSDRPEEEWKSRKELVNYAALLTK
- a CDS encoding MaoC/PaaZ C-terminal domain-containing protein → MSDIYAAKLTVDDISEDDEFNFSACITEQLVDFFAEYSGDFSPLHMSSEFAQERGFEGRVAHGGIFMLFFSRAVGMLIPGENALLQSVKLSFLSPVYPPADINFNIVVTTVSAATKTIVLKGTAQDSESNIYCRALIQVGFTSKLSKS
- a CDS encoding acyl carrier protein; translation: MTEQEIYQKINDIFQQVFDDDEITVTPETVADDIDEWDSLMHITLLVSIEKEFAFKWKSSEIEKLANVGEMVGIIMEKIEA
- a CDS encoding HAD-IIIC family phosphatase yields the protein MGSIDFKESFKIIKNAVSADDFNLAHAEMKKIADQKLSFVQINRLTKLGNSLYSANQELPKIKIALVSTSTIDFFTDHLKFQLGLNGFNSEIYLAEFNTVQQTLLNPEDELYKFNPDIVWIFSNYKDAFFYDSVCSDKACAVGRVENAVARYSDLWAAIKANSSAYIIQNNADTPLPRTFGNYEGCVEWSDQNFLRAFNVALAEALQDGMTLFDLDYLSSYFGKREWFDERLWYHSKFPFSFELLPHVADKGAKLIASLRGAAKKCVVLDLDNTLWGGVIGDDGVSGIRLGMGNEGEAYVDFQKYILSLKERGIILAVCSKNEETAAKLPFEKHPDMQLKLNDIAVFVANWENKASNIEAIADVLNIGLDSMVFVDDNPAEREIVRQRIPEVTVPELPEDPSLYIRTLDEMSLFETTLFSNEDVNRANQYKANAQLKTIEKTSPSNVDDFLKSLEMQAVSSDFDKFTIPRISQLVNKSNQFHLTTTRYSEPEVTSMSESDDYVCRCFKMRDKFSDNGLISFYILKKDGEKSFIVDTFVMSCRVLSRGMEQFVFNDMLETCKKFSRPNIIGCYRPTRKNIIVKDLYPKLGFELLSDSDEEVRFNLDAEAAKPFDTFIQSVAEY